The Ensifer canadensis genomic sequence GCGACGCTGGTCCGCGATGCGAATGCCCTTGCGTCCATAGCGCTCGAATTCGATGGCTATATCCGATCACAGCTGGAAATACGCCAGCAGGCCGGCGCTGCAGCACCGGACGATATCACCACCAGCTTGGTGCGGCAGGCCGTTGATGGACGGCTGCTCCGGCCTGCGGAGATCGTTAGTATCTTGCGCAACTGGACCGTGGGCGAACTGGGTACCATCTCTGCCTGCGTCGGGATCATTGTCCATTTCCTTGCGGAACATCCCGAAGTCCAATCACAGCTACGCCGTGACAGGGCTTTCCTTCCGCAAGCCGTGGACGAAATACTTCGTCTCCATGGACCATTGATTTCCAATCGGCGCGTTGCTTCTCGATCTGTGGCAATCGGTAAGCGGACGATCAAGGCAGGGGAAAGGATGACAGTGATTGGGCATCAGCAAACCGTGACGGTGCAGTGTTCGAGGATGCGGACCAGTTCCGTCCCGATCGGGATCAGTCGCAAAATCTGCTCTATGGCGCGGGGATCCATATCTGCCCCGGCGCAGCATTGGCAAGGATGCAACTGAGGGTCGTCTTGGACGAACTGCTTAGCGGCATCGGGAACTTTGTCCTTCCTCTCGGTACCGAGGCTATCCGTGCGGTCTACCCTGCAGGCGGGTACGCATCATTTAACCTGCAAATCAATTGATGCTTCCGTTGGGCTGCAGTCTGCCCTCCGCACGAGCGAACACCATCGTGGTCGGTAGTGCAGGTTTGGGAACAGACCAAGACCGGAACAATGGCTCGGCAAGACGGCAGCTCCGATCTCGGCAAAATTGGCGGGCGCTGGAATCCTCTCACCGCGACGGCGTCTGCACTGCGTTCGATACCGGACGGTGCAACTCAACTGACGATCGGGTGATGCATGCACATTTTGAGAACGCAGGACGGCTTGCGCGCTTTGGGGCTCAATCCAAGAGGGGCATTTGATATCAGGGGTGGTCAATTCGAAGTCTATTTGGCAGGCACCCTACCGACCGCTGTTTTTTCTCGCCGGACTTTGGGCGCTCGTCGTACCCCTTGTCTGGATCCTCCCGGAAGAAATCGCGCTGGAAAGAGTCAGTTGGCATAGTAGCGAGCTTTTGTTCGGCATGGCCGGTGCTGCGGTAGGGGGCTATCTCCTTACGGTCTTGCCCGCGTGGACGAAGAGAGGTCCCGTCCCACCTGCGGTCACAATAATTGCTTCTTCCCTTTGGTGCACTGCCCGGCTCACGGCAGCATTCTCTATGCATTTCCCGCATCTCGCATCTGTCATCGGGGCATCTGCATATTTCGTGTTCTTGGCGGCTGTCCTGGCGGTTGCGTTGTTAAAGGCCGCGGCGTGGCACCGCCTGTGGGCACCACTCGGAGCGGCCGCACTTGGAATTAGCGCCGCGCTCTCCAACGTTTACGGCTTGAACTCGATAGGTTCGCCGTGGGGGATTTATAGCCTGTTGATCACCGCGATTGGTGGACGCGCCGTGCCTGCCTTCACGCGGCATTGGCTCGTCCGGACCGGGACACAGACCCCCTTTCGTGATCGGCCGGCATTTTCGTATCTGGCGATCCTGGGTATTCTGGCCGCCATTTGTATTCGAGGCGCGATCCAAAACATATCCGGCTACCTGTTGATGCTTTCAGGCGCTGTGTTGTTGCTGCAAATGGCGAGTTGGCAAAGCCTCAAGGCCGCGCGGTATCCGGCACTGTTTATCCTGCATATCGCCTTCGCCTGGATGCCGGCGGCGCTCATCCTGAACGGCGTTGCTATTATCTTTCCCGCCCAGTTCCCACCGCTCGCCGCCCTGCATGCAATGACGATGGGAGCTATGGGAACGATGATCGCCGCCTTCATGATGCGGTCGGCCTCGGTTCGTAACGGTGAGAGGCTGATCCTCAGCAGGCCCACGACTTGCGCGTTCAGGCTTCTATCTGTCTCCGCTTTGCTGCGTGTTTTTGGCGACGGCATGAGTGCCGCGAATTTCGAACCCGTTGTTGCCGCGGCGGTCTGCTGGATGGCCGCGTGGGCTCTCTTCATGATGGTCTTTGTTCAGGCGATGAGCCGTCCTGTGCCCAGACCGGTCTTTAGTGCGGCCAGCCGCAATCAGGCTTACGGCAAGCGGGAAAGTGACGTTCGACCTTACTTGCAGAACACGGCAAACCGGTGCGCGGTGGGTCGGCCAATTAACGAGGCCTAACACAGCATGCCAGGCGCAAGCGATTGTGGCGAGCCTGCTGTTATTGTCGGTCGCATGGCTTCTGTCGGTCAAAACAAGAAGGTCGCTCGACGGCTCCGCCTGAAGGTGGCCACCCGCCATCGCTGCCGATCGTTGCGTCTACGGCTTAACCTCTCAAAGGCCGGTCCTTGGAAAGGGGTGAGGCTCTAAAGCGTCCTGGCGGTGATCCAGAGTTGGGCAGCCGCTTCCGCAGTGGCAAGCCCTTGTCGAAGCGGTGCAACAACCAGCACCCCTTACCTTCAGCAAGTTGACGCGAACGGCTTTGATCCAACGCAACGTTCTCTCCATCCAGGGCTGTAAACTGTGAGGCAAAGAGGACGGAGGAACCGATGCGAAAGAGCGTCCAGGATGGGGTTAGCCGCAACTGCGTATTTACTCGCAAGCCAAAAGGGATGCGCTTTGCCGATAGGGTGCAGCGCTTCGCTTATCGATCATTGTGCACAGGTTGGACTTCCGTTTCCTCGAAGAGAACTCCCCTTAGATGAGGATAAGGCGGCTTTCGGAGTTTGACGACAACTCCATCATCATGGCGGATATCGTAATCGTGGGGGCTGGCCCTGTGGGCCTGACAATAGCCGAGGAGTGTTCCAGGGCGGGAAGGAAGGTCGTCGTCGTCGAAAGCGGGCTTGAACTCGAAAGTCCCGAGCATTCTGCGCTCAATGAAGTTGAGAACGTCGGTGAGCTTCGAACAGAAGCACAGATCCGCAAGAGGATAGAATTTCATGGTTCGCAAGCCAAGTTCTGGTCACCTGACGTACAGCCCTATGGCGTGCGATGCCGTGGCCTTGGCGGATCCACACACGCATGGGCGGGAAAGTCGGCCCCATTTGATGCGCTAGACTTTCAGGCTCGAAGCTGGGTGCCCTATTCCGGCTGGCCAGTCGATCACGAACACATCGTGCCCTATCTCCTTCGTGCAATGAAGGTCCTCAACCTATGTCCAAAGGCACTGCCGGAACGTTTTGACAACGAAGGGCTACGTTCATTCTACTGGCAGTTTGCTCGCTCTCGCGTCGATCGCCTTGACATAATGCGCTTCGGACGAGAGTTCCTGGCCCGCCGGCCGACCAATACGGATGTTCTTCTCGACGCGACAGTGAGCCGCGTGGGTGTGAACGGCGATGGATCCCAGTTTTCGCGCATCGATGTCGTCAGTGTTGGGGGCAAGCGCGCGCGCATTGAGGCCACGATTTGCGTGCTGGCTGCTGGCGGGATTGAGAATGCCCGGTTGTTGCTAGCGTCCACTGATGTCTTTTCGCAAGGAATCGGCAATCACTACGATGTCGTCGGGCGATTTCTCATGGACCACGTTGCGGCACGCGTGGGGCGGATCCCGACCGATCGAATGGCAGCGCTCACAAAGCTCTTCGGCTTCTATGGAGTTCACCACGAAAATCGCGCGCACATGTTCGCCCATGGTCTTGCTCTAACCGCTGCTGCCCAGGAACGCGAACAGATATCGAATGCCGCTGTCTTTTTCTCGACAGAACGTGCACCAGACGATCCATGGGTCGCCTTGAAGAGGCTGTTGCGTTCGCGCAGCGACAATGTCGGACGTGATGTTCTTTCCGTTGCCGCCGGTTCGGGATTCATCGCCAGGGGGATTGGTATGAAGATCCTTTCGGACCACCGCACACCCAAGGTCTTCAAGGATCTTATCGTCAACACGGCGATTATGATTTCGCCAAATCTCGTCGCCGACGAGTTCCAGTCCCGGGGTCTGCCTCACAAGTTGTCTGGGTTGCGCATAGAAGCGATCTGCGAACAGGCTCCAAATCCGGCGAGCAGGGTCAGCCTCAGCGAGCGGAAGGACAAGTTCGGCGTACCGCTCGCCAAGATCGATTGGCGCATTAGCGATCTCGAATACAAAACGTTGCTCAGGATTGCCGAATTATCGCATGAAGCTCTCGCCCGTGCTGAGCTCCCCACCCCGAAACTAGAACCTTGGGTCACAGAACGGCGCACACAGGATCTCGTCATCATCGATATGGCGCACACGCTTGGAACGACGCGCATGTCGACGAGCCCAAAAACTGGTGTCGTCGACCTTCATTGCAGAGTTCATGGCATCAACAACTTGTACATTGCCGGCGGCTCGGTGTTTCCAACCAGCGGTCACGCCAATCCGACGTTGACGATCCTTGCTCTTGCAATCCGGTTGGCCGATCATCTGAATTCGGAACTGGAGCGAGGCTAAGGGCAAGGAAATGCGCTCAGTCTCCGCCGCGGGCGCATATCGCCTTTGATGGCGTGACACCTATCAAGTTTACTCTTTCCCAGACGTCCCCGTTTGCCCCCGGCACCGCTCGACAGCCGTCCCGTAACCCCACCTGCACCGCCAACATCACGGTCAGAACATGTCCGACCAGATGGGACGGGCGGCAGTTCGTTGGGGGGGAGGAAGTCCCGGAGTATCACCGAGGCGAGTGCCATGGCTCGCTGCTGTCGAGCACGGCGGAAACGATCTCATCCTAGGGCGTGCGCTGGTGTAAATCAGCGCTTGGCCTGCCCGGCGCTGGCCGGGGTTGCAGAGGGTAGGCCAAGTAGTCGAGTGACGTCGACTTGAAGCGCCGCGAGCCGGGGTGCCGACAAGAAGTCGGGCCACCGGAGATTGCCCGACCCGCATAGTGGTGCGCCAGTACCGCGATTGATTGATCCGTTCTTGGCCATGTCGCGACAAGCGCGCGTTACTGAAAAATCTCGCGAGCTTCGGACTTAGCCGCTAACAGCGCCTCCATGAGAAGGCTCTCGGCGTGAATATGCCGGCGGAGCGCTTCCTGGAAGCCGTGCAGTAGACGGGCAATGGTGTCTGGCCCGAGATCAGACCGGCCATCGGCCAGCGCGCAAAAGAGGAGTGAGAGTTCCTCTGCCGCCAGCCGGTCGCAGCGATGATCAGCCTTCAGCCTTTCGATGGCCTTGGCGGCGAAGAGCGAACCCGCGTTGCGATCGAAATCGGGAAAGAGAGTATGCTCTTCGAGGTCATGAACTTCCTTCAGAATTGCTGGGATCGACTGCGCAAGCTCACGAACTGGTTCGCTCGCGCTCATCTCGATGTCCGCGGCAACCTCCTCGAGCCGAAGGCAAATCGTGAGCAGTTCACGGTGGAGCGTTTCCAGGCGCATGATATCTGCAGCGCCAAGCGGGCGCGACGTTGCGTTCAACTCCACCTCCCATCACCTTAAGAATGCCACCATCCTGGTAGCGGTCGTCGCCTCGGCCGCAAGCGTTCGAACTCCCTGGGTGCCATCCAGCACGTTGAAGTCTCATGCTCGACTACCTGTTCGGATATGACGATCTCCATTCTTCCCCATCATGCCGCCTGCGCCGACGCTTCTCATTGCGCAGGCGCAAAGACTGGGCCACTCTCGACCGTTCGACATGGTCCTTGGACACCGGAGTTACTTTTTGTTTTCGGTCGCTGGCCGTCGGAGGCGACGATCGAGAGGCCCATCGCGCATCGTGATGCCGCTACAGTCCGGCATCCCACAATCTGAAATTCCTGCGTTGCCGAAGAGCAGCATCGCGAGCTCCCGGAGTTCCTGCCGTGCAACCAGCAGCGTTCGCTGCTTGGTTTAATATATTCAAAGAAGTCTATGTAAAGGCGAGATATTCCTGGCAACTATCGCCCCAGAGACTTGATGTGGCTGGTTGGCCGCATCGATGCACTCATTGGTCTCGTGGAAAGCGTCCGCAGCACCGACCTCGAAAACCTAAGGTACAGACCGACAGCTCATTTGGCACTGTGGAATAACTAGTAATATCAGCTGATTATCCGAACCTGTTGATCTAGAAAATCATCGCCTGCGATACAAGACACGCGGAACGATCGCTCCATTCCGCCGCCGAGGCAAGGCTCATTGATTTTGGCGAGGTTGGGAAGCCGCAAAGCACGTGTTTTTAGGACACGCGCTTGCCCCTATCGTCAAACACATGCAGGTCCTTGGCCAGCGCGCCGACGGTCACATGATCGTCGATCTGCCTCACCGATCGCCCTGGGACTCGGAACACAAGATCCTGGCCATTGGAGAATTTGCCATGCACATAACTCTCCGCTCCAACGAGTTCGATGCTGTCGATGCGGACCTTGGCGGTGAAATCAAAGTCCGGAGCGGTGGGTTCACTGACAACGAGGTCTTCCGGTCGGATGCCGATCGTAAATGCGCCTGCTGGTTTGGGCACATTGGGCGAGATCGACCAGCCCTCAAGAGTTTCAGCATGTTTGAGCAGGT encodes the following:
- a CDS encoding NnrS family protein; protein product: MVNSKSIWQAPYRPLFFLAGLWALVVPLVWILPEEIALERVSWHSSELLFGMAGAAVGGYLLTVLPAWTKRGPVPPAVTIIASSLWCTARLTAAFSMHFPHLASVIGASAYFVFLAAVLAVALLKAAAWHRLWAPLGAAALGISAALSNVYGLNSIGSPWGIYSLLITAIGGRAVPAFTRHWLVRTGTQTPFRDRPAFSYLAILGILAAICIRGAIQNISGYLLMLSGAVLLLQMASWQSLKAARYPALFILHIAFAWMPAALILNGVAIIFPAQFPPLAALHAMTMGAMGTMIAAFMMRSASVRNGERLILSRPTTCAFRLLSVSALLRVFGDGMSAANFEPVVAAAVCWMAAWALFMMVFVQAMSRPVPRPVFSAASRNQAYGKRESDVRPYLQNTANRCAVGRPINEA
- a CDS encoding GMC oxidoreductase, with product MADIVIVGAGPVGLTIAEECSRAGRKVVVVESGLELESPEHSALNEVENVGELRTEAQIRKRIEFHGSQAKFWSPDVQPYGVRCRGLGGSTHAWAGKSAPFDALDFQARSWVPYSGWPVDHEHIVPYLLRAMKVLNLCPKALPERFDNEGLRSFYWQFARSRVDRLDIMRFGREFLARRPTNTDVLLDATVSRVGVNGDGSQFSRIDVVSVGGKRARIEATICVLAAGGIENARLLLASTDVFSQGIGNHYDVVGRFLMDHVAARVGRIPTDRMAALTKLFGFYGVHHENRAHMFAHGLALTAAAQEREQISNAAVFFSTERAPDDPWVALKRLLRSRSDNVGRDVLSVAAGSGFIARGIGMKILSDHRTPKVFKDLIVNTAIMISPNLVADEFQSRGLPHKLSGLRIEAICEQAPNPASRVSLSERKDKFGVPLAKIDWRISDLEYKTLLRIAELSHEALARAELPTPKLEPWVTERRTQDLVIIDMAHTLGTTRMSTSPKTGVVDLHCRVHGINNLYIAGGSVFPTSGHANPTLTILALAIRLADHLNSELERG
- a CDS encoding hemerythrin domain-containing protein translates to MRLETLHRELLTICLRLEEVAADIEMSASEPVRELAQSIPAILKEVHDLEEHTLFPDFDRNAGSLFAAKAIERLKADHRCDRLAAEELSLLFCALADGRSDLGPDTIARLLHGFQEALRRHIHAESLLMEALLAAKSEAREIFQ